In Alteromonas naphthalenivorans, one DNA window encodes the following:
- a CDS encoding BatD family protein: protein MKAILFTTTLFLLLRSMVVLADVTSVEATIDKNPVMLDEAIRLTVVANGGADRESFDSSILLKDFVVGRTSVSSQTSIVNFDTKKTTTWTTTLFPRKEGTFTIPAISIEGKQSAPMSVNVIPVQQSENVARDYFVTTSIDLKEAYLNQQLFYTIKLHLATNIERGSLQSPTMQNAEIKQLGDDKQYTDIVNGRRYQIIERQFAIVPQASGEFTIRGPVFTAEVAAANTNQRFGLFNRTQQVNRVGPDITVNIKPIPAGIDYPWLPTELARVDEEWPQGDAFVVGEPITRVVTLTALGVVEEQLPEIPEFYPPHFKLYPDQSSTTTVEKDSTLIAQRKSSLAVIPTQAGSFVLPEVTIPWFNTLTEQTEYATIPARTVTVQPANVQPDAGATSPSMPTQSGFDNQSASNASSIPANQASQTESDSGLNSESQNSVANNGEAQTPHYLTWLFAALWVITAIAWIATYLMQRKQKPDYTATSANTFSAANSGDEAAAFKSLMASVKASNTLAIAPALQTWLKCLYPNQRGFINPSDHGATSEIQPHLNALQQTRFSQSKSNWKPESMQSAIKKARDTWLRNKKSGKNTLTNLYPST, encoded by the coding sequence ATGAAAGCAATTTTATTCACTACAACCCTTTTCTTACTTTTACGCAGCATGGTTGTGCTGGCAGATGTGACTTCAGTTGAAGCCACTATAGATAAAAACCCAGTTATGCTTGATGAGGCTATTCGGTTAACTGTTGTGGCAAATGGCGGCGCAGACCGTGAGTCTTTTGATAGCTCAATATTACTAAAAGACTTCGTTGTTGGTAGAACGTCGGTGAGCAGTCAAACCTCTATTGTGAACTTCGATACCAAGAAAACCACCACCTGGACTACCACCTTGTTTCCGCGTAAAGAAGGTACCTTCACCATTCCTGCTATTAGTATAGAAGGCAAGCAATCTGCGCCAATGTCGGTGAATGTTATTCCCGTTCAACAATCTGAGAACGTTGCCCGCGATTACTTCGTGACTACTAGTATTGATTTAAAAGAAGCCTATCTAAACCAACAACTTTTCTACACCATAAAATTGCATCTTGCGACAAATATCGAGCGCGGCAGCTTGCAATCGCCCACCATGCAAAATGCAGAAATAAAGCAGTTAGGTGACGATAAGCAATATACCGACATTGTAAACGGTCGCCGTTACCAAATTATCGAACGCCAGTTTGCCATTGTGCCCCAAGCATCAGGCGAATTTACTATTAGAGGGCCGGTATTTACTGCTGAAGTGGCTGCCGCTAATACGAATCAACGTTTCGGGTTATTTAATAGAACTCAACAAGTGAACCGTGTTGGACCCGATATTACGGTCAATATCAAACCCATCCCTGCAGGTATTGACTACCCATGGTTACCCACTGAATTGGCGCGGGTTGATGAAGAATGGCCCCAAGGTGATGCCTTTGTAGTCGGCGAGCCGATTACTCGCGTGGTCACGCTTACGGCACTAGGTGTAGTGGAAGAACAGTTACCAGAAATACCAGAGTTTTATCCTCCTCACTTTAAGTTGTATCCAGATCAATCCTCTACTACCACGGTAGAAAAAGACAGCACCTTGATTGCACAGCGTAAGAGCTCGTTGGCGGTAATTCCCACTCAAGCAGGCAGCTTTGTATTACCTGAAGTGACTATCCCTTGGTTTAATACCTTAACCGAGCAAACAGAGTATGCGACTATCCCTGCCCGCACAGTCACTGTTCAACCAGCCAACGTTCAACCAGATGCTGGTGCAACGTCACCTTCTATGCCTACACAGTCAGGTTTCGATAATCAATCGGCTAGTAATGCGTCCTCAATACCTGCTAATCAAGCTAGCCAAACTGAAAGTGATAGCGGGCTAAATAGTGAATCACAAAATTCAGTAGCCAATAATGGCGAAGCGCAAACTCCCCATTACTTAACTTGGCTATTTGCAGCCCTCTGGGTGATCACGGCTATCGCTTGGATAGCGACTTATCTAATGCAAAGAAAGCAAAAGCCAGATTATACGGCCACTTCCGCTAATACTTTTTCAGCAGCGAATTCAGGTGATGAAGCGGCGGCATTTAAGTCGTTAATGGCGTCAGTAAAAGCGAGTAATACATTGGCAATTGCACCAGCATTGCAAACCTGGTTGAAGTGTTTATATCCTAATCAAAGAGGGTTTATAAATCCATCCGACCACGGTGCAACTAGTGAGATTCAGCCTCATTTAAATGCATTGCAGCAAACGCGGTTTAGCCAGTCGAAAAGCAACTGGAAACCCGAATCAATGCAAAGCGCGATTAAAAAAGCCAGAGATACTTGGTTAAGAAACAAGAAGTCTGGTAAAAACACCTTAACTAATTTGTACCCCTCTACCTAG
- a CDS encoding DUF58 domain-containing protein: protein MSDVHSQLALLQTNGVNLSTAELLRYQQLAKLFSLAPKRSPQARLAGSYLTKHKGRGMEFDEARHYQPGDDIRAIDWRVTARTGKTHTKIYREERERPVFLFCDFSPSMMFGTRLLTKSMQVAHICSLISWSAAAHGDKVGALLFNQSQHKEVKPLARKRAVLHICHELMDLHATSHEQVASNEADVQAFADACARLRRLARPGSLVYLLSDFQHLGSAAQQHLSQLSRHCEVRAIIVDDPIEHTLPQTRSIQRVSVSDGINQQRWLLGDRKEEDTYQRWREQQNNAMEQSLKQANISRYHISAGLPLDTQIQGMQQERF from the coding sequence ATGAGTGATGTTCATTCGCAGTTAGCGTTACTGCAAACCAACGGGGTTAATTTGTCTACTGCTGAACTATTGCGGTATCAGCAGTTGGCAAAATTATTTAGTCTTGCGCCCAAGCGCTCGCCTCAAGCTCGCCTTGCCGGTAGCTATTTGACCAAACACAAGGGTCGAGGCATGGAGTTTGATGAAGCTAGACATTACCAACCAGGTGACGACATTCGAGCAATCGACTGGCGAGTTACCGCCCGTACCGGTAAAACCCACACCAAAATATACCGTGAAGAGCGAGAACGCCCTGTATTTTTGTTTTGCGACTTCTCGCCATCAATGATGTTTGGCACACGATTACTGACTAAATCTATGCAGGTTGCCCACATCTGTTCGTTGATAAGTTGGTCTGCGGCAGCCCATGGCGATAAAGTAGGTGCCTTGTTATTTAACCAAAGCCAGCATAAAGAAGTGAAGCCCCTTGCTCGAAAACGAGCTGTTTTGCACATTTGTCACGAATTGATGGATTTACATGCTACTAGCCATGAGCAGGTAGCGAGTAATGAGGCTGATGTCCAAGCCTTTGCCGATGCGTGTGCTCGACTTCGTCGGTTAGCTCGCCCCGGTAGCCTAGTATACCTACTGTCTGATTTTCAGCATTTAGGCAGTGCAGCACAGCAGCATTTAAGTCAGCTTTCACGTCATTGTGAAGTGAGAGCAATTATTGTCGACGATCCTATTGAGCATACACTGCCTCAAACTCGCTCCATTCAACGGGTAAGCGTTTCCGATGGCATTAACCAACAACGATGGCTATTAGGTGACAGAAAAGAAGAAGATACCTATCAACGTTGGCGTGAACAACAAAACAATGCAATGGAACAATCACTTAAACAAGCAAATATTTCTCGTTACCATATTTCTGCGGGACTGCCTCTTGATACCCAAATTCAAGGCATGCAACAGGAGCGCTTTTGA
- the fadI gene encoding acetyl-CoA C-acyltransferase FadI yields MSTRQSVTTREGDRIAIVAGLRTPFAKMATYFHGVPAVDLGKMVVNELLVRHGIQKEWVDQVVYGQVVQMPEAPNIAREIVLGTGMNVHTDAYSVSRACATSFQSTVNIAESMMAGHVQVGIAGGADSTSVSPIGVSKNLARALVDLQKTKTLGQKFNIFKRLGLKDLAPVPPAVAEYSTGLSMGQTAEQMAKSHHISREEQDALAHRSHSFAAQSWEEGKLDSEVMTAYAEPYKGALSRDNNVRFDSKLEGYAKLRPVFDKKYGTVTAANATPLTDGASAVIMMTESRAKELGYKPLGYLKSYAFSAIDVWEDMLMGPSYATPIALDRAGMTLNDITLIEMHEAFAAQTLSNVKMFASDKFAQEKLGRAKATGEIDMDKFNVMGSSIAYGHPFAATGTRMITQMLNELNRRGGGTGLLTACAAGGLGAAMIVETE; encoded by the coding sequence ATGTCAACAAGACAATCTGTTACTACCCGCGAGGGTGATCGTATCGCCATTGTGGCGGGGTTACGTACTCCGTTTGCAAAAATGGCGACATACTTCCACGGTGTTCCCGCTGTCGATTTAGGTAAAATGGTCGTAAACGAACTGCTCGTTCGCCATGGCATTCAAAAAGAATGGGTTGATCAGGTTGTCTATGGTCAGGTTGTTCAAATGCCTGAAGCGCCGAATATCGCCCGTGAAATCGTATTGGGTACTGGCATGAATGTGCATACTGATGCTTACAGCGTCTCTCGTGCATGTGCAACCAGCTTCCAGTCTACCGTTAATATTGCCGAAAGTATGATGGCTGGCCACGTTCAGGTAGGTATTGCTGGTGGTGCTGACTCTACGTCTGTATCGCCAATTGGTGTATCTAAAAACCTAGCGCGCGCATTGGTCGATCTTCAAAAAACCAAAACTTTGGGTCAGAAGTTTAATATCTTTAAGCGTTTAGGCCTTAAAGATTTAGCGCCTGTGCCGCCAGCGGTTGCAGAATACTCAACAGGTTTGTCTATGGGACAAACGGCTGAGCAAATGGCGAAATCCCACCATATCTCACGTGAAGAACAAGACGCACTTGCGCATCGTTCACACAGTTTTGCCGCGCAAAGCTGGGAAGAGGGTAAGTTAGACAGTGAAGTAATGACCGCTTACGCAGAACCGTATAAAGGCGCGTTATCTCGCGATAACAACGTACGTTTCGATTCTAAGCTTGAAGGCTATGCCAAGCTTCGCCCTGTTTTTGATAAAAAATACGGTACAGTAACGGCAGCGAACGCTACTCCGCTAACTGATGGTGCTTCAGCCGTTATTATGATGACGGAAAGCCGTGCTAAAGAATTGGGTTATAAGCCATTAGGTTACCTTAAGAGTTATGCCTTCTCAGCCATTGATGTATGGGAAGACATGCTGATGGGGCCATCTTACGCCACGCCAATTGCGCTAGATCGCGCAGGCATGACATTAAACGATATTACGCTTATCGAAATGCATGAAGCTTTTGCCGCACAGACACTTTCGAACGTAAAAATGTTCGCCAGCGATAAATTTGCCCAAGAAAAACTTGGTCGTGCAAAAGCTACCGGTGAAATCGACATGGACAAATTTAACGTTATGGGAAGTTCTATTGCTTACGGTCACCCGTTTGCGGCAACAGGCACGCGAATGATTACCCAAATGCTTAACGAACTTAACCGTCGCGGTGGTGGTACTGGTCTACTAACCGCTTGTGCAGCGGGTGGTTTAGGTGCAGCTATGATTGTGGAGACAGAATAA
- a CDS encoding DUF4381 domain-containing protein, giving the protein MQSAQGMPQTDPLAQLKDIHVPDNVDIWPLDWGWWCLIALFLAGAISLIVYLVKKHKFNKPRRDALKLLGSISSSDENWPMQINSVLKRTAVTYFKPQEVAGLYGNSWHDFLLNTLPERRKNTMSDSLSTLHSQQYAPKCDNKHFNECSKAAIAWVKHFNVTSPSNNKRLRASQQPSSFEQPKVREATHA; this is encoded by the coding sequence ATGCAATCAGCCCAAGGTATGCCGCAAACCGATCCTCTTGCACAGCTTAAAGATATACACGTTCCTGACAATGTAGACATCTGGCCTCTGGACTGGGGCTGGTGGTGCTTAATTGCGTTATTTTTAGCAGGTGCTATAAGCCTCATTGTTTATCTTGTCAAAAAGCATAAATTCAACAAGCCTCGTCGCGATGCACTAAAACTGCTTGGAAGTATCTCATCTTCAGATGAAAACTGGCCTATGCAAATCAATAGTGTACTAAAACGTACCGCCGTGACCTATTTCAAACCACAAGAAGTAGCAGGGCTTTATGGGAACAGTTGGCATGATTTTCTATTGAATACGCTGCCAGAAAGACGCAAAAATACTATGAGCGACTCACTATCAACGCTGCATTCGCAGCAGTACGCGCCCAAATGTGATAACAAGCATTTTAACGAATGTAGTAAAGCAGCAATTGCGTGGGTGAAACACTTTAACGTCACCTCGCCTTCGAATAATAAGAGATTGCGCGCTTCACAACAGCCATCATCGTTCGAACAGCCAAAAGTTCGGGAGGCAACCCATGCTTGA
- a CDS encoding AAA family ATPase, which yields MAAEQFQQLQKYLDQQIIGQSALTKSLLIALLADGHLLVEGPPGLAKTRAINALANGIDGDFHRVQFTPDLLPADLTGTDIYRPETGEFVFQKGPLFHNLVLADEINRAPAKVQSALLEAMAERQITVGSKTYPLPPLFLVMATQNPLEQEGTYPLPEAQLDRFLMHVDIDYPDAETELEILRLTRGEALSVPPVTPPKLTQQDIFSSRKEALALHMAPELEQYLVQLVMATRQPAKFDANLAEWIAMGTSPRATISLDRCARAHAWLSGRDFVGPDDIQAVVHNVLRHRIILSYHAEAQGITMNDLLNQIVATVAVP from the coding sequence ATGGCAGCGGAACAATTTCAGCAACTGCAGAAGTATTTAGATCAGCAAATCATTGGTCAAAGTGCACTTACCAAAAGCCTCCTTATTGCGCTTTTAGCTGATGGGCACCTTTTAGTAGAAGGGCCTCCAGGTCTGGCAAAAACCAGAGCAATTAACGCGCTTGCTAATGGTATCGACGGTGACTTTCATCGCGTTCAGTTTACCCCTGATTTACTGCCTGCTGATTTAACCGGCACTGATATTTATCGCCCTGAAACCGGTGAATTTGTTTTTCAAAAAGGCCCCCTATTTCACAACTTAGTATTAGCCGATGAAATTAACCGTGCTCCAGCTAAAGTACAATCGGCACTGTTGGAAGCCATGGCTGAGCGCCAAATAACGGTAGGCAGCAAGACCTACCCGCTTCCTCCTTTATTCTTGGTAATGGCGACACAGAACCCTCTAGAACAAGAAGGGACTTACCCACTACCAGAAGCTCAGCTCGATCGCTTTTTGATGCACGTCGATATTGATTATCCAGATGCCGAAACAGAGTTAGAGATTTTGCGATTGACCCGTGGTGAAGCATTATCAGTACCGCCAGTAACGCCGCCTAAATTAACCCAGCAAGATATCTTCTCTTCACGTAAAGAGGCGCTAGCACTACATATGGCGCCCGAACTTGAGCAGTATTTAGTGCAATTGGTGATGGCGACCAGACAGCCAGCTAAATTTGACGCCAACCTTGCCGAATGGATTGCGATGGGTACTAGCCCTCGTGCCACCATTAGTTTAGACAGATGCGCACGCGCACATGCGTGGTTAAGTGGCAGAGATTTCGTTGGCCCTGATGATATTCAAGCGGTGGTACATAATGTACTTCGCCATCGCATTATTTTGTCTTATCACGCAGAAGCACAAGGCATTACTATGAATGATCTGCTTAACCAAATTGTTGCTACCGTAGCTGTTCCATAA
- a CDS encoding VWA domain-containing protein, which yields MEDFINNVHFLRPEWFIALIPALILYIALKRNTSKKSGWQSVIPSHLYQHMVIGKFTKGQKPPFWLLALGWLLAVVALAGPTWERLPQPVYQLKMGHVIVMDMSLSMRATDITPDRLTRAKYKAIDLVNQIGEGEMGLVAYAGDAFVVSPLTQDAANITTLLPSLSPEIMPVPGSDPLLGIETAAELLTNAGYSKGMIYWITDGVDFRQQQELQEYVAELPFTLNALAVGTDDGAPIRQITGELLKDRSGAIVIPKLNSSAVNAVVRASGGKFSEITTNDDDITSLASLSLLDRDGESEEDASDTEGDQWREFGPYLLLGLLPLIALGFRRGLVFAVIAAIYMPMSSESVMAQSVTQEPPSESSTSSSVSWWQKPFLNANQEGLANYSDNAFDQAASTFEDPAWQGAAHYKAGDYEQALAAYQQQGGIEGLYNQGNALARLGKLDEAIAKYDEVLSLDANYQDAAENKAILEQLKQQQEEQEEQEEQEQQNQENQQSNEGENQQDSGEDENQEGSDDSSQDSQNNDGSNSEDTSEENGEQSASDNQNANDENDSQSDPQSSQNEGGEQDDSKNQNESEAQNGANGEENDKEYAGAPQNTGNEEGTDEAQQESDAAMAQAGEMTDAEKEQQQRLENLMRRVPDDPAFLLKRKMQLEAQKRQRQRMPSNRSDW from the coding sequence ATGGAAGACTTTATTAACAATGTCCATTTTCTGCGACCCGAGTGGTTTATAGCACTTATTCCCGCGCTTATACTCTATATAGCTCTTAAGCGAAATACGTCGAAAAAGTCGGGCTGGCAGTCGGTTATACCCTCACATTTATATCAGCATATGGTGATAGGGAAATTTACGAAAGGGCAGAAGCCCCCATTCTGGCTGCTTGCATTAGGATGGTTGCTAGCCGTTGTTGCCTTAGCAGGGCCAACATGGGAGCGCCTCCCCCAACCGGTTTATCAACTTAAAATGGGCCATGTCATTGTAATGGATATGTCTCTGTCGATGCGTGCTACCGACATTACCCCAGATAGACTTACCCGTGCAAAATACAAAGCCATCGATCTTGTAAATCAAATAGGCGAAGGCGAAATGGGTTTAGTGGCTTATGCGGGAGACGCGTTTGTAGTGAGTCCACTCACTCAAGATGCAGCCAATATCACTACCCTGCTTCCAAGTTTATCACCCGAAATCATGCCCGTTCCTGGTAGCGACCCTTTGTTAGGTATTGAAACCGCAGCTGAGTTATTAACGAACGCTGGCTACAGTAAAGGTATGATCTACTGGATAACCGATGGCGTTGACTTTCGCCAGCAACAAGAACTACAAGAATACGTGGCCGAATTACCTTTCACCTTAAATGCGCTGGCGGTAGGAACAGATGACGGAGCACCTATCAGGCAGATAACAGGTGAATTACTTAAAGATAGAAGTGGCGCTATTGTGATCCCTAAACTTAATAGCAGTGCAGTCAATGCCGTTGTAAGAGCTAGCGGCGGTAAATTTAGTGAAATCACCACTAATGATGATGATATTACTTCACTCGCTTCCTTGTCGTTACTTGATAGAGACGGCGAATCTGAGGAAGATGCGAGTGATACCGAAGGCGACCAATGGCGCGAGTTTGGCCCCTATCTATTATTGGGTTTACTTCCCTTAATAGCCCTTGGGTTTCGGCGAGGTTTAGTGTTTGCTGTTATAGCAGCTATCTACATGCCGATGAGCAGTGAATCAGTGATGGCGCAATCTGTTACCCAAGAGCCGCCGTCAGAGAGTTCAACTTCCTCTTCTGTGTCATGGTGGCAAAAGCCATTTTTAAATGCCAATCAAGAAGGCTTAGCAAACTACTCAGATAACGCCTTTGATCAAGCCGCGTCTACATTCGAAGACCCTGCTTGGCAAGGTGCGGCGCATTACAAGGCCGGCGACTACGAACAAGCACTTGCCGCTTATCAACAACAAGGCGGTATTGAAGGTTTGTACAACCAAGGCAATGCATTGGCTCGTTTAGGCAAGCTAGATGAGGCCATCGCCAAATATGATGAAGTATTATCACTAGATGCTAACTATCAAGATGCTGCAGAAAATAAAGCGATATTGGAACAGTTGAAGCAGCAACAAGAAGAACAAGAAGAACAAGAAGAACAAGAACAGCAAAACCAAGAAAATCAGCAATCGAATGAGGGTGAAAACCAACAAGATTCTGGCGAAGATGAAAATCAAGAAGGTAGCGACGATAGTAGCCAAGATAGCCAAAATAATGATGGTTCAAACAGTGAAGATACATCTGAAGAAAATGGTGAGCAGAGCGCGTCTGATAACCAGAATGCTAACGATGAAAATGACAGTCAAAGTGATCCCCAGTCTTCACAAAATGAAGGGGGTGAACAAGATGATAGCAAAAACCAAAATGAGTCGGAGGCGCAAAATGGTGCCAACGGTGAAGAAAACGACAAAGAATACGCAGGCGCCCCACAAAATACTGGGAATGAAGAAGGTACCGATGAAGCCCAGCAAGAAAGTGATGCCGCCATGGCTCAAGCTGGCGAGATGACAGATGCTGAAAAAGAACAACAGCAACGTCTTGAAAATTTAATGCGCAGAGTACCAGATGACCCCGCGTTCTTATTAAAACGAAAAATGCAATTAGAAGCGCAGAAGCGCCAAAGACAACGCATGCCTTCAAATCGGAGTGATTGGTAG
- a CDS encoding vWA domain-containing protein, producing the protein MLEFAWWWALFLLPLPILVRYLVPAKPQHVMAALQVPALRPGIQDTPSPLKSSKIPVVIASLIWLCVVIAAARPQWLGEPISIPSEGREMMLAVDLSGSMKIDDMELNGRQVNRLTMTKSVLYDFIQRRVGDRLGLILFADTAYLQAPLTYDRDTVSTLLSESVIGLVGEQTAIGDAIGLAVKRFDEKEESNNVLILLTDGQNTAGFITPEQAKELAVNKKVKVYTIGVGADKMLIQSFFGSRQVNPSQELDEDMLSDLASSTGGQYFRARDVNELEAIYAKLDALEPIQGEARKMRPLTALFYFPLAVALALSALWALVIIGSTLIKSLSRTPLSSSDKKESV; encoded by the coding sequence ATGCTTGAGTTCGCATGGTGGTGGGCTTTGTTCCTACTTCCCCTTCCTATACTGGTTCGATATTTAGTGCCCGCGAAACCCCAGCACGTAATGGCTGCCTTACAAGTCCCTGCGTTGAGACCGGGTATACAAGACACTCCCTCACCGCTTAAAAGCAGCAAAATCCCAGTGGTTATTGCATCGCTAATTTGGCTCTGCGTGGTAATTGCAGCAGCACGCCCTCAATGGTTGGGAGAGCCCATAAGCATTCCGAGTGAAGGCAGAGAGATGATGTTGGCGGTAGATTTATCCGGCAGTATGAAAATTGATGACATGGAGTTAAATGGCAGGCAAGTGAATCGACTGACCATGACAAAGTCTGTGCTGTACGATTTTATCCAGCGCCGCGTGGGTGACCGTTTAGGCTTAATATTGTTTGCCGATACTGCCTACCTTCAAGCGCCACTCACTTATGACAGAGATACAGTTTCGACTTTACTTAGCGAATCTGTGATTGGTTTGGTGGGAGAGCAAACCGCTATTGGCGATGCTATTGGTTTGGCTGTTAAACGATTTGACGAAAAAGAAGAGTCAAACAATGTACTTATTTTGCTTACTGATGGACAAAATACCGCTGGTTTTATTACTCCTGAGCAAGCAAAAGAATTGGCAGTAAATAAAAAAGTGAAGGTTTACACCATTGGCGTGGGCGCAGATAAAATGCTGATCCAAAGTTTCTTTGGTAGTCGACAGGTGAATCCTTCTCAAGAGTTAGATGAAGACATGCTAAGTGACCTTGCTTCCTCTACAGGCGGGCAATACTTCCGCGCTAGAGATGTAAATGAATTAGAAGCCATTTACGCAAAGTTAGATGCATTAGAACCTATACAGGGTGAAGCACGCAAAATGCGGCCACTTACCGCTCTTTTCTACTTTCCATTGGCGGTAGCCTTAGCTTTATCTGCCTTATGGGCATTAGTAATAATTGGAAGTACATTGATTAAATCACTGTCACGCACACCTCTTTCATCAAGCGATAAAAAGGAAAGTGTGTAA
- the fadJ gene encoding fatty acid oxidation complex subunit alpha FadJ: MTNDVQATSGAFTLTKQDNGVAILTMDVPGESMNTLKAAFGDEISAMLDDIDADTSIKGVVLVSGKANSFVAGADISMLAACNTAEDATTIAAGGQAIFDRIERMKATFVAAINGPALGGGLELALACHYRICTDSPSTQVGLPEVQLGLLPGSGGTQRLPRLIGIQQAMKMMLTGAPARAKQAKKYGIVDDVVPHSVLLKVAEQFALKRKPEREAPQKSVMDKMLENTGPGRGMMFKKAREATFAKTKGNYPAPGYIIDVIETGMRDGIEAGLKAEAEAFGKLVMTPESFQLRQIFFATTDMKKENGIEGVAPEKMKKVGVLGGGLMGGGIAFVTSTKAGVPVRIKDVRPEGIANAMKYSYDILNKKVKKRFMRSSEMQKQLSLITGTLDYSGYQDTDIVVEAVFEDLDLKQKMVADIEENCKENTIFASNTSSIPITQIAAKAARPENVIGLHYFSPVDKMPLAEVIAHETTSDQVISSTVEFAKKQGKTPVVVKDGAGFYVNRILAPYMNEAASLILAGEPIEHIDKSLVKFGFPVGPVKLLDEVGIDVGTKIIPFLVEAFGERFTAPSAFDKVLADGRKGKKNQKGFYSYEGKKPGKEVDESIYSLLGLTPSTKLSEKEVAERCVLMMLNEAARCLDESVIRNARDGDIGAIFGIGFPPFLGGPFRYMDTLGIKHVVERLNHYASTVGDKFTPADVLVKMAEENSTFY, from the coding sequence ATGACAAATGACGTTCAAGCAACATCTGGTGCCTTTACGTTAACCAAGCAAGACAATGGCGTTGCCATACTCACCATGGATGTACCTGGTGAGTCTATGAATACGCTAAAAGCCGCTTTTGGCGATGAAATATCTGCCATGCTGGATGACATTGATGCTGATACCAGTATTAAAGGTGTAGTGCTGGTAAGTGGTAAAGCAAATTCGTTTGTAGCCGGTGCCGATATAAGTATGTTGGCAGCGTGTAATACTGCAGAAGATGCCACCACCATCGCGGCTGGCGGCCAAGCTATTTTTGACCGTATTGAACGCATGAAAGCAACTTTTGTTGCAGCCATAAATGGCCCAGCATTGGGCGGTGGTCTAGAGCTTGCCCTAGCATGTCACTATCGAATTTGTACCGATTCACCGAGCACTCAGGTAGGTTTGCCTGAAGTTCAACTTGGTCTATTGCCAGGTAGTGGTGGAACGCAGCGATTACCTCGTTTGATTGGTATACAGCAAGCCATGAAAATGATGCTTACTGGTGCGCCAGCGCGCGCCAAGCAAGCTAAAAAGTACGGCATTGTTGATGATGTAGTACCGCATAGCGTGTTACTAAAAGTGGCAGAGCAGTTCGCCCTTAAGCGTAAGCCTGAGCGTGAAGCGCCGCAAAAAAGCGTAATGGACAAAATGCTTGAAAATACCGGCCCAGGCCGCGGTATGATGTTCAAAAAGGCCCGCGAAGCAACGTTTGCTAAAACCAAAGGTAACTATCCAGCGCCAGGTTACATCATTGATGTCATCGAAACTGGCATGCGTGATGGCATTGAAGCGGGCCTTAAAGCCGAAGCTGAAGCATTCGGAAAGTTGGTGATGACACCAGAATCTTTTCAATTGCGTCAGATTTTCTTCGCGACTACCGATATGAAGAAAGAAAACGGTATTGAAGGCGTAGCGCCAGAGAAAATGAAAAAAGTTGGCGTACTCGGCGGCGGATTAATGGGCGGCGGTATTGCGTTTGTAACCTCTACTAAAGCTGGCGTGCCTGTTCGTATTAAAGATGTTCGTCCTGAAGGCATTGCTAATGCGATGAAATACAGCTACGACATTTTAAATAAGAAAGTGAAGAAGCGCTTCATGCGTAGTAGCGAAATGCAAAAGCAACTGTCGCTTATCACTGGCACCTTAGATTATAGCGGCTACCAAGATACCGACATTGTAGTTGAAGCAGTATTCGAAGATTTAGATCTTAAGCAAAAAATGGTCGCGGATATCGAAGAAAATTGCAAAGAGAACACCATCTTTGCCTCTAACACTTCTTCTATTCCAATTACCCAAATTGCTGCCAAAGCAGCTCGGCCTGAAAACGTGATTGGTCTTCATTACTTTTCACCTGTAGATAAAATGCCATTAGCCGAAGTTATCGCTCATGAAACTACGTCGGATCAGGTTATTTCATCTACCGTCGAATTTGCGAAAAAGCAGGGCAAAACGCCAGTCGTTGTTAAAGACGGCGCAGGCTTTTACGTTAACCGTATTTTAGCCCCATATATGAATGAAGCGGCAAGCTTAATTCTTGCTGGTGAGCCTATTGAGCACATTGATAAGTCCCTAGTTAAGTTTGGCTTCCCAGTTGGACCTGTGAAGTTACTTGATGAGGTAGGCATTGATGTTGGTACTAAGATCATTCCTTTCCTAGTAGAGGCCTTTGGAGAGCGTTTTACGGCGCCTTCAGCTTTCGATAAAGTACTGGCTGATGGTCGTAAAGGTAAAAAGAACCAAAAAGGTTTTTACAGCTATGAAGGTAAGAAGCCAGGTAAAGAAGTAGATGAAAGTATCTACTCGTTATTGGGCTTAACACCGTCAACGAAATTAAGTGAAAAAGAAGTGGCTGAACGCTGCGTTCTTATGATGCTTAATGAAGCCGCTCGTTGTCTAGACGAGAGTGTTATTCGCAATGCCCGTGATGGCGACATTGGTGCTATTTTTGGTATCGGATTTCCACCTTTCCTAGGCGGACCTTTCCGTTATATGGACACATTGGGAATTAAGCATGTTGTTGAGCGTTTGAATCATTACGCTAGCACTGTGGGTGACAAATTCACACCTGCAGATGTATTGGTGAAAATGGCTGAAGAGAATAGCACCTTTTACTAA